From the genome of Moritella sp. F3, one region includes:
- a CDS encoding ABC transporter permease: protein MSYWHKHSLRLLKHELKRGELTIILLAIVLAVSAVFALSGFSSRVKQALTAESSTFIAADRVLDTGSVIDPAVLAKATSLELVQAQQIQMSSMVFTDEKMALSALSAVSDSYPLRGELLVSPSLDATQAVASNAPKSGEAWLEAKGLRQLDLTLGDNIEVGVMRFKITGVITQIPDASFSVFSSGPVVFINSQDIQKTELIQPGSRLSYKYLFAGEADNIAAFEQWFKPQLSDNQRWYDIKSQNSPLARALSKADKYLSLASMLGIVLASVAVAVASRRYSQRHQSVVAVFKAMGASKRYVSKLYCLHWSLLSVLSISLGLVVGYLILNLGLYAMRDYLDTSTTGNMAYPFLVAIVTGIICAFAFAITPLRELVQTSPMTLLRGRGSHAENSLLSKLMSPLPSVVAIFTLLYLFSQDAVLSAALLIGGVLVALVLLVIGRLFMLAGRSAGSKAGKSWHLALANLKRRANENAVQLISFTIAIQLLLIIVVMKNGLIDDWQQQLPDNSANRFLVNITAEQVEPVNNFVDSLGIESSGLFPVVRGRLTKINDDQVTKRVSKEDTKSADNGRRGVGRELNMTWRDALPYENSLMAGSWWQPEDSRALVSIESTLAEKLDVDIGDNLTFQLGSEEVLVMVSNIRKVNWQTLQPNFYMIFNQHVLADFPATYISSLYVPDDATDALQDFLTQYPTITLIDVDAIITQLRSVIGQVSIAIEFILLLVVLAGSLVLVAQVQASMEERERELAILRTLGASGRLLRNSVLFEFVALGALAGLMASIAMELGVYILQSRIFDMPGAFHFQYWLLGIGAGASFVGLIGLLSCWRLLNMSSVTLIRRTM from the coding sequence ATGAGTTATTGGCATAAACATTCTCTGCGTTTATTGAAGCACGAGTTAAAACGCGGTGAGCTGACGATTATCTTGTTGGCTATCGTATTAGCCGTATCCGCGGTATTTGCATTGTCGGGCTTTTCCAGTCGAGTTAAGCAAGCGTTAACGGCCGAGAGCAGTACTTTTATTGCTGCCGATAGGGTGTTAGATACGGGCAGCGTGATAGATCCTGCCGTATTAGCCAAGGCCACCAGTTTAGAACTCGTTCAAGCTCAGCAGATACAAATGTCATCCATGGTATTCACGGATGAAAAAATGGCCTTATCGGCTTTGTCTGCAGTATCGGATAGTTATCCATTACGTGGTGAGCTATTGGTGAGTCCATCATTAGATGCCACGCAAGCAGTCGCGTCGAATGCGCCAAAATCAGGTGAAGCTTGGTTAGAAGCGAAAGGGTTAAGGCAATTAGATCTCACGCTTGGCGACAATATTGAAGTCGGGGTTATGCGTTTCAAAATCACCGGAGTGATCACCCAGATACCGGATGCATCGTTTAGTGTATTTAGTTCTGGTCCTGTGGTGTTTATTAACAGTCAAGACATACAGAAGACAGAATTAATTCAACCGGGAAGCCGATTAAGCTATAAATACCTGTTCGCAGGAGAAGCCGACAATATCGCTGCTTTTGAGCAATGGTTCAAACCACAGTTAAGTGATAACCAACGTTGGTATGACATTAAATCACAAAACTCACCGTTAGCCAGAGCCCTAAGTAAAGCGGATAAATACTTATCACTCGCCAGTATGCTCGGTATTGTTTTAGCCTCTGTTGCGGTGGCCGTTGCAAGCCGTCGTTATAGTCAGCGTCATCAATCCGTTGTAGCCGTGTTTAAAGCCATGGGCGCATCTAAGCGTTATGTGTCGAAACTGTATTGTCTACATTGGTCGTTACTCAGTGTATTAAGTATTAGCCTAGGTTTAGTGGTTGGTTATCTGATTTTAAATCTCGGCTTGTATGCGATGCGTGATTATCTTGATACCTCTACCACGGGGAATATGGCGTATCCTTTCTTAGTTGCAATTGTCACCGGGATTATTTGCGCCTTTGCATTTGCTATTACGCCTTTACGAGAGTTAGTGCAGACTTCGCCTATGACGTTGTTGCGTGGCCGTGGTAGTCATGCTGAAAACAGTTTGTTGAGTAAATTAATGAGTCCACTGCCGTCAGTCGTCGCTATTTTTACTTTATTGTATTTATTTAGCCAAGATGCAGTGCTCAGTGCTGCGTTGTTAATTGGTGGTGTGCTAGTGGCATTAGTGCTGCTGGTTATTGGGCGCTTATTTATGCTTGCCGGGCGCTCAGCTGGCAGTAAAGCTGGTAAGTCTTGGCATCTAGCGTTAGCTAACTTAAAACGTCGTGCTAATGAAAATGCGGTGCAGTTGATTAGTTTCACGATTGCCATTCAATTACTGCTTATTATCGTGGTGATGAAGAATGGTTTGATTGATGATTGGCAGCAGCAATTACCTGATAACAGTGCCAATCGTTTTTTAGTCAATATTACTGCAGAACAAGTTGAACCGGTGAACAACTTTGTTGATTCGTTAGGTATTGAGTCCAGTGGACTGTTTCCTGTGGTTCGCGGTCGTTTAACCAAAATTAATGATGACCAGGTGACCAAGCGAGTCAGTAAAGAAGACACTAAATCAGCGGATAATGGCCGTCGGGGTGTTGGCCGCGAGCTAAATATGACTTGGCGTGATGCCTTGCCTTATGAAAACAGCTTAATGGCGGGGAGTTGGTGGCAACCTGAAGATAGCCGCGCACTGGTATCGATTGAATCGACCTTAGCTGAAAAGTTAGATGTTGATATTGGCGATAACTTAACGTTCCAACTTGGTAGTGAAGAAGTGCTGGTGATGGTCAGTAATATTCGCAAGGTAAACTGGCAAACATTGCAGCCTAATTTCTACATGATTTTTAACCAACATGTACTGGCTGATTTCCCTGCAACGTATATTTCATCGTTATATGTACCGGATGATGCCACTGATGCACTGCAAGATTTCTTAACGCAATATCCGACTATTACCTTAATTGATGTCGATGCCATTATCACCCAGTTACGCAGTGTGATAGGGCAGGTGTCTATCGCCATTGAGTTTATTCTGTTGCTGGTGGTACTAGCGGGAAGCTTAGTATTAGTAGCTCAAGTGCAAGCCAGTATGGAAGAACGTGAACGTGAGCTAGCTATTTTGAGGACGTTAGGCGCAAGTGGACGCTTACTTCGAAATAGTGTGTTGTTTGAATTTGTTGCTTTGGGTGCACTTGCTGGACTCATGGCGAGCATTGCCATGGAGCTGGGCGTGTATATTTTACAAAGCCGTATTTTCGATATGCCAGGTGCATTTCATTTTCAATATTGGCTATTAGGTATAGGCGCAGGTGCGAGTTTTGTCGGACTGATAGGCTTACTGAGCTGTTGGCGTTTATTGAACATGTCGAGTGTGACGTTAATTCGACGAACAATGTAG
- a CDS encoding EAL domain-containing protein, with protein MLVIRPMVFRFVIILTIALLPALALMSYNIWHDFSAEKQKIRNNAFQFAEKVITQQQNKINYTKSILFKLAQESALQDPKDPLCSVFVARVQRMNPLFTNIGVPLANGDLLCNALPLAEGVNVGDRAYFRNTIENGVFSMSQFQHDRASDLPSMNFSVPVYGDDKKIIAAAVAVVSLEWWGRQLADDFFPKDGAAFIVDNNANVIASHYDITRAKETLALIMSERLPEQQGVYEVTSVGGTPYLVAYKPMFYLQSATNTSVIIALPLNSAYANAYRKLEQSIFTLLFSFITLTTVLFWGLRVKIITPIYQLLDNAKRFISEHFEHTDSVKGKQGNVNKPRFDNELSDLSEHFNLVIAEQKKQRKELNSLVYLDQLTQLPNRNALLNSIEQRLSEQHGPFAVVLVDIDNFGVLNDRFGHDIGDELLIEIANRLSVLCLEGEEVSRWCGDEFVLILPYRKHALLENRINSILDSICKPVQIGAITHSCQARCGVVISQEHTVKDASKLMHFADLAVVKVGDMACKISYFKPAMETAGHELFALEAELRNAISHDELRLHYQPIINLKTGHYGLAEALVRWQHPTRGLVQPFQFIELAEKTGLIIEIGRWVVCEAIRQLAVWHADENIDIDEVAVNLSPIQLQDTRFIGIIEDALRKYDVSPKQLTLEITESVLLDGGESALDKIAQFRAMGIKIALDDFGTGYSSLSYLSRIQLDKIKIDRSFVNEIGHTRDDILIETIMTMSHSMNLDVVAEGIETPSQLAFLQQHNCEYGQGYYFSKPIEVSEITAFFNNHNKQIYV; from the coding sequence TTGCTAGTAATTCGACCGATGGTATTTCGCTTTGTTATTATTTTAACGATCGCATTGCTCCCCGCGTTAGCATTGATGTCCTATAATATTTGGCACGATTTCAGTGCAGAAAAGCAAAAGATACGTAATAACGCATTTCAATTTGCCGAAAAAGTAATTACTCAGCAACAAAACAAGATTAATTATACCAAGTCGATCTTGTTTAAATTAGCCCAAGAAAGTGCTCTTCAAGACCCTAAAGATCCACTTTGCTCTGTTTTTGTTGCGCGTGTGCAACGTATGAATCCACTTTTTACTAATATCGGCGTGCCATTAGCCAATGGTGATCTGCTTTGTAATGCACTGCCACTAGCAGAAGGTGTTAATGTCGGTGACCGAGCCTATTTTCGTAATACCATTGAAAATGGTGTGTTTTCAATGAGTCAATTTCAGCACGATAGAGCCAGTGACTTACCTTCAATGAATTTTTCGGTGCCTGTTTATGGTGATGATAAAAAAATAATTGCTGCTGCAGTCGCGGTTGTATCACTTGAATGGTGGGGGAGGCAGCTCGCGGATGATTTTTTTCCAAAAGATGGCGCTGCATTTATTGTTGATAATAATGCCAACGTTATAGCCTCGCATTATGATATTACCAGAGCGAAAGAGACCTTGGCGCTAATCATGAGTGAGAGACTGCCAGAACAACAAGGAGTTTATGAAGTCACCTCGGTAGGCGGTACTCCTTATTTAGTCGCTTATAAACCGATGTTTTATCTACAAAGTGCTACGAATACATCGGTAATCATTGCGCTACCGTTAAACAGTGCTTATGCCAATGCTTATAGAAAATTAGAACAGAGTATATTCACTTTATTATTTAGCTTTATCACGTTAACGACAGTGTTGTTTTGGGGGTTAAGGGTTAAAATTATTACGCCTATTTATCAACTTCTCGATAATGCGAAACGTTTTATCTCTGAGCATTTTGAACATACTGATTCGGTCAAAGGTAAGCAGGGGAATGTGAATAAACCTCGTTTCGATAATGAGCTATCGGATTTATCGGAGCATTTTAATCTGGTTATTGCAGAACAAAAGAAACAGCGCAAAGAACTAAATTCATTAGTTTATCTTGATCAATTGACACAATTACCTAACCGTAATGCATTATTAAATAGTATTGAACAACGCCTTTCGGAGCAGCATGGCCCCTTTGCTGTCGTGCTGGTTGATATTGATAATTTTGGTGTGCTGAATGATAGGTTCGGTCATGACATTGGCGATGAATTATTAATTGAGATAGCTAATCGCTTAAGCGTTTTATGCTTAGAAGGTGAAGAAGTAAGCCGTTGGTGTGGCGATGAGTTTGTGCTGATTTTACCTTACCGCAAGCATGCACTACTAGAAAATAGAATTAATTCTATTTTAGATTCAATCTGTAAACCAGTTCAAATCGGTGCGATTACGCATTCATGCCAGGCCCGTTGTGGTGTGGTCATAAGCCAAGAACATACGGTTAAAGATGCCAGTAAGTTAATGCATTTTGCTGATCTAGCGGTGGTAAAAGTTGGTGATATGGCTTGTAAGATTAGTTACTTTAAACCTGCGATGGAAACGGCCGGTCATGAACTATTTGCACTAGAAGCTGAGCTACGTAATGCGATATCACATGATGAGTTACGCTTACATTATCAGCCTATTATTAATTTAAAAACGGGTCATTATGGATTGGCTGAAGCCCTGGTGCGTTGGCAGCATCCAACGCGCGGTTTAGTTCAACCATTCCAGTTTATTGAATTAGCTGAGAAGACTGGACTGATCATCGAGATTGGACGCTGGGTTGTGTGTGAAGCTATCCGTCAGCTCGCAGTGTGGCATGCTGATGAAAATATCGATATAGATGAAGTGGCTGTTAACCTGTCGCCGATACAGCTACAAGATACGCGTTTCATTGGTATTATCGAAGATGCATTAAGAAAATATGATGTTAGCCCTAAACAATTGACGTTAGAGATCACCGAATCGGTATTGCTTGATGGCGGAGAGTCTGCGTTGGATAAAATTGCGCAATTTAGAGCCATGGGTATTAAAATTGCTTTGGATGATTTTGGTACGGGTTATTCAAGTTTGAGTTATTTGTCTCGTATTCAGCTCGATAAAATTAAAATAGATCGCTCATTCGTCAATGAAATTGGTCATACGCGTGATGATATTTTAATTGAAACAATTATGACAATGTCACACAGCATGAATTTAGATGTGGTGGCAGAAGGTATTGAGACCCCATCTCAATTGGCATTCTTACAACAACATAACTGTGAATATGGACAAGGTTATTACTTTAGTAAGCCGATAGAAGTGAGCGAAATAACGGCCTTTTTTAATAACCACAATAAGCAAATTTATGTTTAA